Proteins encoded in a region of the Zea mays cultivar B73 chromosome 4, Zm-B73-REFERENCE-NAM-5.0, whole genome shotgun sequence genome:
- the LOC103654895 gene encoding uncharacterized protein, which yields MDRRHRAVPYSARQQQQRFLRPGALARLRDSRIVARSVRSSACLLLPRSAPPSPSPAPPVVAADELAAAPRFLGTTSGSGRYPLRRRVVAARGVAFSPSSP from the coding sequence ATGGACCGCCGCCATCGAGCCGTACCTTACTCCGCGCGCCAGCAGCAGCAGCGGTTCCTCCGGCCCGGCGCGCTCGCGCGGCTCCGGGACTCGAGGATCGTCGCCCGCTCCGTCCGGTCGTCGGCGTGCCTCTTGCTCCCGCGGTCCGCCCCTCCGTCTCCGTCCCCCGCGCCCCCGGTCGTCGCCGCGGACGAGCTGGCCGCCGCACCGCGCTTCCTGGGGACCACGAGCGGCTCTGGACGGTACCCGCTCCGCAGGAGGGTCGTCGCCGCCAGGGGCGTGGCGTTCTCGCCGTCGTCGCCGTAG
- the LOC100282742 gene encoding beta-1,3-galactosyltransferase sqv-2 → MSWRRGGSGGDGGVSRRWAVLLCVGSFCLGLLFTNRMWTLPEASEIARPNANVEEGTVPIAAECGSKKVQEKQDYRDILQVQDSHHDVQTLDKTIASLETELSAARSLQESLLNGSPVAEEYKVSESIGRRKYLMVIGINTAFSSRKRRDSIRYTWMPQGEKRKKLEEEKGIIIRFVIGHSAISGGIVDRAIEAEDRKHGDFMRIDHVEGYLALSGKTKTYFATAVSLWDADFYVKVDDDVHVNIATLGQILSKHALKPRVYIGCMKSGPVLSEKGVRYYEPEHWKFGESGNKYFRHATGQLYAVSKDLATYISINKHILHKYINEDVSLGSWFIGLDVEHIDDRRLCCGTPPDCEWKAQAGNVCAASFDWRCSGICNSEGRIWEVHNKCAEGEKALWNATF, encoded by the exons aTGAGCTGGAGACGAGGCGGAAGCGGAGGCGATGGCGGGGTCTCGAGGAGGTGGGCCGTCCTGCTCTGCGTCGGCAGCTTCTGCCTCGGCCTGCTCTTCACCAACAG AATGTGGACGCTGCCTGAGGCAAGTGAGATTGCTAGGCCGAATGCGAATGTGGAGGAAGGCACCGTGCCGATTGCCGCGGAGTGTGGTTCTAAAAAG GTCCAAGAAAAGCAGGATTACAGAGATATTTTACAGGTTCAAGATAGCCATCATGATGTACA AACACTGGATAAGACGATAGCAAGCCTAGAGACAGAGCTCTCAGCTGCAAGATCGCTGCAGGAATCCCTGCTGAACGGCTCCCCTGTCGCGGAAGAGTATAAAGTTTCTGAATCAATCGGGAGGCGAAAGTACCTTATGGTGATAGGGATCAACACCGCATTCAGCAGCCGCAAGAGGAGAGACTCCATACGTTACACCTGGATGCCCCAAG GTGAAAAGAGGAAAAAGCTTGAAGAAGAGAAGGGGATCATTATTCGGTTCGTCATTGGCCACAG TGCTATATCAGGTGGAATTGTTGATAGAGCAATCGAAGCAGAGGACAGGAAGCATGGGGATTTCATGAGGATA GATCATGTTGAAGGGTACCTTGCATTGTCAGGCAAAACCAAGACCTACTTTGCTACAGCTGTTTCACTATGGGACGCCGACTTTTATGTTAAGGTTGACGATGATGTCCATGTGAACATAG CAACGCTCGGACAGATTCTGTCGAAACATGCATTGAAGCCGAGAGTGTACATCGGATGCATGAAATCTGGACCTGTCTTATCCGAAAA GGGCGTGAGATATTATGAACCCGAGCACTGGAAGTTCGGCGAATCGGGGAACAAGTACTTCCGGCATGCTACCGGTCAATTATATGCTGTTTCAAAGGACCTGGCGACTTATATATCTATAAACAA GCATATCCTTCACAAGTACATAAACGAAGACGTTTCGTTAGGATCTTGGTTCATCGGGCTAGATGTTGAGCATATCGATGACCGGAGGCTTTGCTGTGGCACTCCGCCTG ATTGCGAATGGAAGGCTCAGGCGGGGAACGTCTGCGCCGCGTCGTTCGACTGGAGGTGCAGCGGCATATGCAACTCCGAGGGAAGGATCTGGGAGGTCCACAATAAGTGCGCTGAGGGCGAGAAGGCGCTGTGGAACGCCACTTTCTAG